A window of the Leucothrix mucor DSM 2157 genome harbors these coding sequences:
- the recO gene encoding DNA repair protein RecO: MQSSLGYVLRTRPYSDTSVIVDVFTQDAGRFACMSRPAKLRGKVQRGHLQAFRLLQMDWQGRGEMSRLTQTDERFRHRVPGGHLLYGLYLNELILKLIQPHSNLDQLFTHYQHTVHGLTQAEAPMSAVMQFELSLLEALGHPVNLWHDDVHGHEIVAEHSYHYSLGSGLLPSVESSQAVSGVPIQGELLVALRTDEALSLGQQQSLRRFLDRLWLRIVGKPFNSRKLLQLR; this comes from the coding sequence ATGCAGAGCTCGTTGGGCTATGTGTTACGCACGCGCCCGTATTCTGATACTAGCGTCATTGTTGACGTTTTTACTCAGGATGCGGGCCGTTTTGCGTGTATGAGTCGGCCAGCCAAGCTGCGTGGCAAAGTACAGCGTGGTCATTTGCAGGCATTCAGGTTGCTACAAATGGACTGGCAAGGCCGTGGTGAGATGAGCCGTCTGACGCAGACTGATGAGCGATTCCGGCATCGGGTGCCAGGCGGTCACTTGTTGTACGGCTTGTACTTGAATGAGTTAATTCTTAAGTTGATTCAGCCGCATAGCAATCTGGATCAGCTATTCACACATTATCAGCACACGGTGCATGGCTTGACTCAGGCAGAAGCGCCAATGTCAGCAGTGATGCAGTTTGAATTGTCATTACTAGAAGCATTGGGCCATCCTGTCAATTTATGGCATGACGATGTTCATGGTCATGAAATAGTTGCTGAGCACAGTTATCACTACAGTCTGGGGTCGGGTTTATTGCCTTCCGTTGAGTCTTCCCAAGCAGTGTCAGGCGTGCCTATTCAAGGTGAGCTCTTAGTGGCGCTGCGTACTGATGAGGCTCTGAGTTTAGGGCAACAGCAAAGCTTGCGACGTTTCTTAGATCGTCTCTGGTTACGTATTGTCGGTAAGCCATTTAATAGCCGAAAATTGCTACAACTTCGATAA
- the lepA gene encoding translation elongation factor 4, with protein sequence MHQANQNIRNFSVIAHIDHGKSTLSDRFIQYCGGLTQREMAAQVLDSMDIERERGITIKAQSVSLDYKARNGETYHLNFIDTPGHVDFSYEVSRSLSACEGALLVVDASQGVEAQSVANCYTAINLDLEVVPVLNKIDLPAADVDRVSQEIEDIIGIDASEAVHCSAKTGVGIEDLLEQLVEKIPPPKGDLDEPLQALIIDSWFDNYLGVVSLVRVMNGQIRKKQKIRAMHTNLDFQVDRVGIFTPKMHDMPQLNAGEVGFIIAGIKEIDAAKVGDTFTDAARPAAAPLAGFQEVQPRVFAGIFPVSSDDYENLRDALSKLNLNDSSLNYEPETSQALGFGFRCGFLGMLHMEIVQERLEREYDLDLITTAPTVVYEVEQTDGEVIKIHNPSQLPAVNKIAEIREPIIVANILVPQDYLGNVITLCVGRRGVQKNMQYMGTQVSLTYELPMNEVVLDFFDQLKSVSRGYASFDYELSHFQPANLVRVDVLINGERVDALAIIVHKEFAAAKGRDLAERMKELIPRQMFDVAIQASIGTNIIARTNVKALRKNVIAKCYGGDVSRKRKLLDKQKKGKKRMKSIGRVEIPQEAFLAVLKVGDK encoded by the coding sequence ATGCACCAAGCTAATCAGAATATTCGAAATTTTTCGGTCATTGCTCACATCGATCATGGTAAATCCACCTTATCCGATCGCTTTATTCAGTACTGCGGCGGTTTAACGCAGCGGGAAATGGCGGCGCAGGTCTTGGACTCCATGGATATCGAGCGTGAGCGTGGTATTACCATAAAAGCGCAAAGTGTTTCGCTGGATTATAAAGCCAGAAATGGTGAGACTTATCACCTGAACTTCATTGATACACCAGGTCACGTGGACTTCTCTTATGAAGTCTCGCGCTCTTTGTCTGCCTGTGAGGGAGCGCTGCTAGTGGTAGACGCTTCTCAAGGTGTGGAAGCGCAGAGTGTGGCCAACTGCTACACGGCAATCAATCTGGACCTTGAAGTGGTACCAGTGCTGAACAAGATCGACTTGCCAGCGGCTGACGTTGACCGTGTCTCGCAGGAAATTGAAGACATTATCGGTATTGATGCCTCAGAAGCGGTGCATTGCAGCGCGAAAACGGGTGTTGGTATTGAAGATCTGCTGGAGCAATTGGTTGAGAAAATTCCACCACCAAAGGGTGATTTGGATGAGCCGTTACAGGCCTTGATCATTGACTCATGGTTCGATAATTACCTTGGTGTTGTGTCCTTAGTGCGAGTCATGAATGGGCAAATTCGTAAGAAGCAAAAAATCCGCGCGATGCATACTAATCTGGATTTTCAGGTAGATCGTGTGGGTATTTTCACGCCTAAGATGCACGATATGCCGCAGCTGAATGCCGGTGAAGTAGGTTTTATCATCGCGGGTATTAAAGAGATCGACGCTGCTAAAGTCGGTGATACCTTTACGGATGCCGCTAGGCCTGCCGCTGCGCCACTAGCAGGTTTCCAGGAAGTGCAACCACGAGTATTCGCGGGTATATTCCCTGTGAGCTCAGATGACTATGAAAATCTGCGTGATGCACTTAGCAAGCTGAATCTTAACGACTCCTCGTTGAACTACGAGCCTGAAACGTCTCAGGCGCTGGGTTTTGGTTTCCGTTGTGGTTTCCTTGGTATGTTGCACATGGAAATTGTGCAAGAGCGTTTGGAGCGTGAATACGATCTGGACTTGATTACCACTGCACCGACTGTGGTTTATGAAGTTGAGCAAACTGACGGTGAAGTGATTAAAATTCACAACCCATCGCAGTTGCCAGCGGTTAACAAGATCGCTGAGATTCGCGAGCCAATCATTGTCGCTAATATTCTGGTTCCGCAGGATTACTTGGGTAATGTGATTACCTTGTGCGTGGGTCGTCGTGGTGTACAAAAGAACATGCAATACATGGGTACTCAAGTCTCTTTGACGTATGAGCTACCGATGAATGAAGTCGTTTTGGACTTCTTTGATCAGCTAAAGTCAGTGAGTCGTGGTTACGCCTCATTTGATTATGAACTCAGCCACTTCCAGCCAGCTAATCTGGTGCGTGTGGATGTTCTGATCAATGGCGAGCGAGTGGATGCTTTAGCGATTATCGTACACAAAGAGTTTGCAGCTGCTAAAGGCCGTGACCTTGCTGAACGAATGAAAGAGCTGATTCCTCGTCAGATGTTTGATGTTGCGATCCAAGCGTCTATCGGAACCAATATCATTGCTCGTACAAACGTAAAAGCATTACGTAAGAATGTTATCGCCAAGTGTTATGGTGGTGACGTTTCTCGTAAGCGTAAACTGTTGGATAAACAGAAAAAAGGTAAGAAACGCATGAAATCAATCGGACGTGTCGAGATTCCTCAGGAGGCATTCCTAGCAGTGCTAAAGGTAGGGGATAAGTAA
- the rnc gene encoding ribonuclease III, with translation MATKLKTLLGKEFLDSSHFNLAMTHRSASSKHNERMEFLGDSILGVIISEALYQQMPGASEGYLSRLRASLVNEDVLSEIGAELQLGDHLKLGSGELKSGGFRRKSTLADAFEALIASVYLERGIEASKDFVLQMFRSRLKNLPEEDELKDPKSRLQEFLQSRGLDLPEYSLISTTGDAHRQTFTTECKIESLKIKTEGVATSRRKAEQLSAASAYKQVTSK, from the coding sequence TTGGCAACAAAACTAAAAACATTACTGGGTAAAGAGTTTCTCGATAGCTCACACTTCAATCTCGCAATGACGCATCGCAGTGCGAGCAGTAAGCATAACGAGCGGATGGAGTTTCTGGGTGATAGCATATTGGGTGTGATCATCAGCGAGGCACTCTACCAACAAATGCCGGGCGCGTCTGAAGGCTACCTTAGTCGTCTGCGCGCCTCTCTGGTTAATGAGGACGTTCTGTCCGAGATCGGTGCTGAGCTACAATTGGGTGACCACTTGAAGTTAGGCAGTGGTGAACTCAAAAGCGGTGGCTTCCGTCGCAAATCTACTTTAGCAGATGCTTTTGAAGCGCTGATTGCCAGCGTGTATCTTGAGCGTGGAATTGAAGCATCAAAAGACTTTGTGCTTCAGATGTTCCGGAGTCGCCTAAAGAATCTCCCTGAAGAAGATGAGCTAAAAGATCCTAAGAGTCGCTTGCAGGAGTTCTTGCAATCTCGCGGACTGGATTTGCCAGAGTACTCTCTGATTTCCACCACAGGTGATGCGCATCGTCAAACTTTTACGACTGAATGCAAAATTGAAAGTCTGAAGATTAAAACAGAAGGCGTCGCTACTAGCCGCCGCAAAGCAGAGCAGCTATCCGCTGCATCGGCTTATAAACAGGTAACATCTAAATGA
- the acpS gene encoding holo-ACP synthase, whose protein sequence is MIVGIGVDIVQVSRVKRVLERHEGRFATRVLHTNEMAVYQQHSQPLAYFAKRYAAKEALSKALGTGIAKGVNFNEIETHLDENGRPHLRLHGTTLEKAEQLGVKNLFISLSDEQDYAVANVVLEG, encoded by the coding sequence ATGATAGTTGGAATCGGAGTGGATATCGTGCAGGTATCACGAGTGAAGCGAGTTTTGGAGCGCCATGAAGGGCGTTTTGCTACGCGCGTTCTGCATACCAATGAAATGGCAGTCTACCAACAACACAGTCAGCCACTTGCTTATTTCGCCAAGCGCTATGCGGCCAAAGAGGCCTTATCTAAAGCCTTGGGAACAGGTATCGCCAAAGGGGTGAATTTCAATGAAATCGAAACTCATCTGGATGAAAATGGCCGGCCACATTTACGTTTACACGGAACGACTTTGGAAAAGGCCGAGCAGTTGGGCGTAAAAAATCTATTTATTTCACTGTCCGATGAGCAGGATTATGCTGTCGCGAACGTGGTTTTGGAGGGATAA
- the cysM gene encoding cysteine synthase CysM: MNYKSLETLVGNTPLVRFQRLPGNTTNTILAKLEGNNPGGSVKDRAALSMIKQAEARGAIKPGDSLIEATSGNTGIALAMVAAIRGYRMKLIMSESMSEERRASMKAYGAEIISVSAAEGIEGARDLALKMQENGEGLVLNQFANQDNPLAHYQSTGPEIWRDTDGEITHFVSAMGTTGTIMGTSRFLKEQNSDVQIVGVQPATDSDSIPGIRRWPAAYLPEIFEASRVDKTIDISQPEAEDTMRRLATEEGIFCGVSSGGSVAAALKLSQQLENATIVCIICDRGDRYISTGVFPG; this comes from the coding sequence ATGAATTATAAAAGCCTTGAAACATTGGTTGGCAATACGCCTTTAGTGCGTTTTCAGCGATTACCGGGAAATACCACTAACACGATTCTGGCTAAGCTTGAGGGTAATAATCCTGGTGGTTCGGTTAAAGACCGTGCGGCATTAAGCATGATCAAGCAGGCTGAAGCACGTGGAGCGATCAAGCCGGGTGATAGTTTGATTGAGGCCACCAGTGGCAATACCGGCATTGCATTGGCCATGGTTGCTGCGATTCGCGGCTATCGCATGAAGCTGATCATGTCTGAAAGCATGAGCGAAGAGCGTCGTGCGTCAATGAAGGCCTATGGCGCTGAGATTATCTCCGTGAGCGCTGCCGAAGGAATTGAAGGTGCGCGTGATCTGGCATTGAAAATGCAGGAAAATGGCGAAGGCTTGGTGCTAAATCAGTTTGCCAACCAAGATAATCCTTTAGCTCATTATCAATCGACTGGCCCCGAAATTTGGCGAGATACTGATGGCGAAATCACGCACTTTGTTAGCGCAATGGGGACCACCGGAACTATTATGGGTACCTCGCGTTTTCTGAAAGAACAAAATTCAGATGTGCAAATTGTTGGCGTGCAGCCTGCAACTGACAGCGATTCCATTCCGGGAATTCGCCGCTGGCCGGCCGCCTATTTGCCAGAAATCTTCGAAGCGAGTCGCGTTGATAAAACGATTGATATTAGTCAGCCAGAAGCTGAAGACACCATGCGTCGATTAGCGACAGAAGAAGGGATTTTCTGTGGCGTATCCTCCGGTGGCTCAGTAGCGGCGGCGCTTAAATTATCGCAGCAGCTTGAAAATGCCACCATCGTTTGCATTATTTGTGATCGCGGAGATCGCTACATCTCTACAGGAGTCTTTCCGGGATGA
- the folK gene encoding 2-amino-4-hydroxy-6-hydroxymethyldihydropteridine diphosphokinase, translated as MTQVFVDIGSNIDRDHNISACVLQLREDFPDIVFSTPYESKSEGFEGDDFINLSAGFSTTLSYLELRSYLKQLEERQKRTRDGIKFASRTLDVDILLFGDEILKPDWDVPRAEVLKYPFVLFPLAEIAASVVHPELQKTIGQLALESKLSRRGIWPAHLTCLK; from the coding sequence ATGACTCAGGTATTTGTAGATATCGGCAGCAATATTGATCGCGACCATAATATTAGTGCCTGTGTCTTACAGTTGCGTGAGGACTTTCCGGATATTGTATTTTCGACGCCTTATGAGTCGAAGTCCGAAGGCTTTGAGGGGGATGATTTTATCAACCTCTCAGCTGGCTTCAGTACCACGCTGAGCTATCTGGAATTGCGCTCTTACCTGAAGCAATTGGAAGAGCGGCAGAAGCGTACCCGCGATGGGATTAAGTTTGCCTCGCGTACGCTGGATGTGGATATTCTGTTATTTGGCGATGAGATTTTAAAGCCGGATTGGGATGTGCCGCGCGCTGAGGTACTGAAATATCCCTTCGTATTATTCCCATTGGCGGAAATAGCAGCGTCTGTTGTTCACCCGGAGCTGCAAAAAACGATTGGCCAGTTAGCGCTGGAATCCAAATTAAGCAGGCGCGGCATTTGGCCGGCCCACTTAACCTGTCTTAAATGA
- the parC gene encoding DNA topoisomerase IV subunit A produces the protein MSETLALQEYTEKAYLDYSMYVILDRALPHIGDGLKPVQRRIVYAMSELGLSASSKHKKSARTVGDVLGKFHPHGDSACYEAMVLMAQPFSYRYPLVDGQGNWGSSDDPKSFAAMRYTESRLTPYAKVLLQELGQGTVEWTPNFDGTLTEPALLPARLPNVLLNGGSGIAVGMATDIPPHNLREVVNACLHLLDEPDADVTDLCEHIQGPDFPTAAEVITPRQDLIALYEKGHGSLRMRARWNREGSDIVITDLPYQTSGSKVLEQIAQQMRSKKLPMVADLRDESDHESPTRLLITPRSNRVDLDQLMLHLFASTDLERSYRVNMNMIGIDGRPRVKNLREVLVEWLEFRRQTVTRRLEWRLEKVMDRLHILEGLLVAYLNIDEVIEIIRNEDEPKAIMMERFGISDIQAEAILNLRLRNLAKLEEFTLKAEQDELEDERDYLESLLNSPELLSNLIRDELKQDAELYGDDRRSPLKERSAAQQLDQTALLPSEPVTVVLSKMGWIRAAKGHDIDPEALSYKTGDSFLTSAHGRSNQQAVLMDSTGRGYTLSAHTLPSARGQGDPLSGYFSAPANASFEQVIMGAESQYLLMASNFGYGFICKFEDLISRTKSGKAVVSLTKGAKLLAPARLDAPVKDYLVVVTSAGYLLAVSMSEIPQLSRGKGNKIINIPSAKLKAGEEFVQDMVVVSADAKLVVHAGKQHKVIQQDELKEYLGERGRRGKLLPKGYQNVSRLEVQA, from the coding sequence ATGAGTGAAACTTTAGCACTTCAGGAATATACCGAAAAAGCGTATCTGGACTACTCCATGTACGTCATTTTAGACCGCGCCTTGCCACATATCGGCGATGGCTTAAAGCCGGTACAGCGACGCATCGTGTATGCGATGTCTGAGCTTGGCTTATCGGCTAGCTCCAAGCATAAAAAATCTGCCCGTACCGTCGGTGACGTATTGGGTAAATTCCATCCGCATGGCGATAGCGCCTGTTACGAAGCGATGGTTCTGATGGCTCAGCCATTTTCTTATCGCTATCCGCTGGTCGACGGGCAAGGTAACTGGGGCTCTTCGGATGACCCGAAATCCTTTGCCGCGATGCGTTATACCGAGTCGCGCCTAACGCCTTATGCCAAAGTGCTGCTGCAAGAGTTAGGTCAGGGAACGGTAGAATGGACACCTAACTTTGATGGTACTTTGACGGAGCCTGCGTTATTACCTGCGCGTTTGCCAAATGTACTGCTAAACGGTGGCTCCGGTATTGCCGTTGGTATGGCTACTGATATTCCACCGCACAATTTGCGGGAAGTGGTGAACGCTTGTTTGCATTTGCTGGATGAGCCGGATGCTGATGTCACTGATTTGTGCGAACATATTCAGGGGCCAGATTTTCCGACCGCTGCTGAAGTGATTACACCCAGACAAGACCTGATTGCACTTTACGAGAAAGGCCATGGCAGTCTGCGGATGCGTGCGCGCTGGAATAGAGAAGGCTCGGATATTGTCATTACCGACCTGCCATACCAGACTTCTGGTAGCAAAGTTCTAGAGCAGATCGCTCAGCAAATGCGTTCCAAAAAGTTGCCAATGGTGGCTGACCTTCGTGACGAATCCGATCATGAAAGCCCAACTCGCTTACTGATTACCCCGCGCTCCAATCGAGTCGATTTAGATCAGCTAATGCTGCATTTATTTGCCAGTACTGACCTTGAGCGTAGCTACCGCGTCAATATGAATATGATTGGGATTGATGGTCGGCCGCGGGTTAAAAACCTACGCGAAGTGTTGGTGGAGTGGTTAGAGTTCCGTCGCCAAACCGTGACCCGTCGTCTTGAATGGCGATTGGAAAAGGTTATGGACCGCTTGCATATCTTGGAAGGTTTATTGGTCGCTTATCTGAATATTGATGAAGTGATTGAAATCATCCGAAATGAAGATGAGCCGAAAGCGATAATGATGGAGCGCTTTGGTATTAGCGATATTCAAGCCGAAGCCATTCTGAATTTGCGTTTGCGTAATCTGGCTAAACTGGAAGAGTTCACCCTAAAAGCTGAGCAGGATGAGTTGGAAGATGAGCGTGATTATCTGGAAAGCTTGCTGAATTCGCCAGAGCTTTTATCCAACTTGATTCGTGACGAGTTAAAGCAGGATGCAGAGCTGTATGGCGATGATCGTCGTTCGCCGTTAAAAGAGCGCTCAGCCGCTCAGCAATTGGATCAAACCGCGCTATTGCCTAGTGAGCCAGTCACTGTTGTATTATCAAAAATGGGCTGGATTCGTGCGGCAAAAGGCCATGATATCGACCCTGAAGCCTTAAGTTATAAAACCGGCGATAGTTTCCTGACCTCCGCGCATGGCCGATCTAATCAGCAAGCGGTGCTAATGGACAGTACCGGTCGTGGTTATACGTTATCCGCACACACGCTGCCATCGGCACGTGGACAGGGTGACCCCTTAAGTGGATACTTCAGTGCACCGGCTAATGCCAGCTTTGAGCAGGTAATTATGGGGGCTGAGTCACAGTATTTGCTGATGGCCAGTAACTTTGGTTATGGCTTCATCTGTAAATTCGAAGACCTGATTAGCCGGACTAAAAGCGGTAAAGCGGTTGTTAGTCTAACTAAAGGGGCGAAACTACTAGCGCCTGCCAGATTGGATGCGCCGGTTAAAGATTACCTCGTGGTAGTGACTTCGGCTGGCTATTTGCTGGCAGTGAGTATGTCTGAGATTCCTCAGCTATCGCGCGGTAAAGGAAATAAGATCATTAATATCCCATCGGCTAAGCTTAAAGCTGGTGAGGAATTTGTGCAGGATATGGTTGTTGTCTCGGCAGATGCTAAGCTCGTGGTACATGCTGGCAAGCAGCATAAAGTGATTCAGCAGGATGAGCTAAAAGAGTATCTTGGTGAACGAGGTCGTCGCGGTAAGTTATTACCTAAAGGCTACCAAAACGTATCACGTCTGGAAGTGCAGGCTTAA
- a CDS encoding glutaredoxin family protein, with protein sequence MYYRRGCHLCDEMAVHLSQYQAEFNYQIEWVDIDKDPELTRRYNVDIPVVKYQDEVIMYHFFDEEQLRLTFTHAPS encoded by the coding sequence GTGTATTATCGCCGAGGCTGTCATCTCTGTGACGAGATGGCGGTTCACCTGAGCCAGTATCAGGCAGAATTTAACTACCAGATTGAATGGGTAGATATTGATAAAGATCCCGAACTGACACGTCGCTATAATGTGGATATCCCCGTAGTGAAATATCAGGACGAAGTGATTATGTATCATTTTTTTGATGAAGAACAACTTAGACTGACGTTTACTCATGCACCAAGCTAA
- the lepB gene encoding signal peptidase I — MKFTFGLEFWLVFATLVCGIILFVYRFVMGRKSDVGNEPMLIDYARSFFPVLLVVVVLRSFVVEPFRIPSGSMIPTLQIGDFILVQKYAYGIRLPVIQKKIIETGSPQRGDVVVFRYPEDPSINYIKRLIGLPGDRIEWTSDKKLMLNGELVGEEMLEPYTYNSARSGEIEVTRLRETLPSADADHKHEVILEPGLSRTGEWVVPEGHYFMMGDNRDNSADSRFWGYMPEENLVGKAAFVWLHWNWQKGGDGFNFSRIGTSLK, encoded by the coding sequence ATGAAGTTCACGTTTGGTCTTGAGTTCTGGCTGGTATTCGCCACGCTAGTCTGCGGAATTATTTTGTTTGTTTATCGCTTCGTGATGGGGCGTAAGAGTGATGTCGGCAATGAGCCGATGCTGATCGATTATGCACGCTCTTTCTTCCCTGTGTTGCTAGTGGTTGTTGTGCTGCGTTCATTTGTGGTTGAGCCATTTCGGATTCCATCCGGCTCGATGATTCCAACGCTGCAGATTGGCGATTTCATTCTGGTGCAGAAGTATGCCTACGGTATTCGTTTGCCAGTTATCCAGAAGAAAATCATTGAAACTGGCTCACCTCAGCGTGGTGATGTCGTGGTTTTCCGTTATCCGGAAGATCCATCCATTAACTACATCAAGCGCTTGATTGGCTTACCGGGCGATCGCATTGAGTGGACTTCTGATAAGAAGTTAATGCTAAATGGTGAGTTGGTTGGTGAGGAAATGCTGGAACCATACACGTATAACAGTGCTCGCTCTGGTGAGATTGAAGTAACACGCTTACGCGAGACCTTGCCATCTGCAGATGCTGACCATAAGCATGAAGTGATCTTAGAGCCTGGCTTAAGCCGCACTGGTGAGTGGGTTGTACCAGAAGGCCATTACTTCATGATGGGTGATAACCGCGATAACAGTGCGGATAGCCGTTTTTGGGGTTATATGCCTGAAGAAAACTTGGTTGGTAAGGCTGCTTTTGTTTGGTTGCATTGGAACTGGCAAAAGGGCGGTGATGGCTTCAATTTCTCACGGATTGGAACCTCGCTAAAGTAA
- the folB gene encoding dihydroneopterin aldolase has protein sequence MDIVYIRELRVDACIGIYDWERKIRQQITIDLEMGWDNRPAANTDDIAYTLNYKECAKLVAAFARESEFQLVETLAERIAALLLTEMKLPWVKVSLGKPVAVNGSREVGVIIERYAKDIVS, from the coding sequence ATGGATATTGTTTATATTCGTGAATTACGAGTTGATGCCTGCATCGGTATTTACGACTGGGAGCGCAAAATTCGCCAGCAAATTACCATCGATTTGGAGATGGGGTGGGATAATCGCCCAGCTGCTAACACCGATGATATTGCTTACACACTCAACTATAAAGAGTGCGCTAAGTTGGTTGCGGCCTTTGCCAGAGAAAGCGAGTTTCAGCTGGTGGAAACACTGGCTGAGCGCATTGCGGCTTTGCTATTAACTGAAATGAAATTACCGTGGGTGAAAGTCAGTCTCGGTAAGCCAGTCGCGGTTAATGGGTCCCGTGAAGTGGGCGTTATTATCGAGCGCTACGCAAAGGATATCGTCTCATGA
- a CDS encoding DUF4845 domain-containing protein, whose product MKKSPKAQQGATLITWLIMVSIGIVIVSAGLKVGPYYLEYNSVRSLMNSIASEPGIERANKREIMAKVERYLNVNSMDSLSDAYYAGKSGKPGTENPFKIVKIKKTNQRELAVQYEVRKSWMGNLSFLMDYKYQVPLGKQQ is encoded by the coding sequence ATGAAAAAGTCTCCGAAGGCCCAACAAGGTGCCACACTCATCACTTGGTTGATCATGGTTTCAATTGGTATTGTTATCGTGAGTGCGGGATTGAAAGTGGGGCCTTACTACTTGGAATATAACTCCGTTCGCAGCCTAATGAATAGTATCGCGTCTGAGCCGGGCATTGAGCGGGCAAATAAGCGTGAGATTATGGCGAAGGTTGAGCGCTACTTGAATGTGAATAGTATGGATAGCTTGAGCGATGCCTACTACGCAGGAAAGAGTGGTAAGCCGGGCACTGAAAACCCGTTTAAAATTGTAAAGATAAAGAAAACGAATCAGCGTGAGTTGGCCGTACAATATGAAGTGCGCAAGTCATGGATGGGTAATTTGTCTTTCTTGATGGATTACAAGTATCAGGTACCATTGGGTAAACAACAATAA
- the era gene encoding GTPase Era yields the protein MNKRCGYVAIVGRPNVGKSTLLNLLVGYKISAIANKPQTTRTNIRGILTEDYYQLIFTDTPGIHQQSKNLLNMTLNSEAVASLESIDAAVMVVEALKWTDEDELALKRLKHLNVPVFLLVNKVDRVTPKERLFPYLEKVAAKYAFKEIIPGSATSKINIDQLTKALVDVMPEDEWIHDEDSITDQSVRSICAELIREQLVVNLHQELPYFTAVNIERFEETEKFVEIDATIWVARESQKGIIIGKKGETLKRIGTGSRHSIEEFLDKKVIIKQWVKLEEDWQNNPHLLQELGIMSNR from the coding sequence ATGAATAAGCGCTGCGGTTATGTTGCGATTGTCGGTCGTCCAAATGTCGGTAAATCTACTCTTTTGAATCTGTTAGTAGGCTATAAAATATCGGCGATTGCCAATAAGCCTCAAACTACCCGAACAAATATTCGCGGTATTTTAACGGAAGATTATTATCAGCTAATCTTTACTGATACACCCGGTATTCACCAGCAGTCTAAAAACTTGCTCAACATGACGCTGAACAGTGAAGCGGTTGCCTCGCTGGAGTCAATTGACGCAGCAGTGATGGTAGTTGAAGCACTGAAGTGGACTGATGAAGATGAGTTGGCATTAAAGCGTCTTAAGCATTTGAATGTGCCGGTTTTCTTGCTGGTCAATAAAGTTGATCGGGTGACACCAAAAGAGCGCTTATTCCCGTATTTGGAAAAAGTAGCGGCGAAGTACGCCTTTAAAGAAATCATTCCCGGTTCTGCGACCAGCAAAATTAATATCGATCAACTGACTAAAGCATTAGTTGATGTGATGCCAGAAGACGAATGGATTCATGATGAAGACAGCATTACTGACCAATCAGTGCGCTCTATTTGTGCTGAACTGATTCGTGAGCAATTGGTTGTTAACCTACACCAGGAATTGCCATATTTCACTGCGGTGAATATTGAGCGCTTTGAAGAGACCGAGAAGTTTGTCGAAATTGATGCCACCATTTGGGTTGCTCGTGAGAGTCAGAAAGGTATTATCATCGGTAAGAAAGGTGAGACCTTAAAGCGAATTGGTACTGGCTCGCGTCACTCCATCGAAGAGTTTCTTGATAAGAAAGTCATTATTAAGCAATGGGTTAAGCTGGAAGAAGATTGGCAAAACAACCCACACTTATTGCAAGAGCTTGGCATAATGTCTAACCGCTGA